From the genome of Primulina eburnea isolate SZY01 chromosome 12, ASM2296580v1, whole genome shotgun sequence, one region includes:
- the LOC140806811 gene encoding uncharacterized protein, whose product MNTNKAWMYARLDNGFITEEFMNGVEDFVNFAKSHPECMSGDKLRCPCTQRKCRNTTFHDEDTVKVHLGKYGFIPNYYNWYVHGEPYITDSIGHSILPSSAPIAQEDPPNDNAMQSMIHDAMNALHYSDVDEIPTPAAKNLYEMLKASEREVWEGIPSGHSQLSAVARLLNIKAEHHFSERCYDDLCQLISELLPTDNVMTDSFYNTKKLVKGLGLPVEKIDCCINNYMIFWRDDIELAECKICGHPRYRQQKRGKGKNKKDIALKIMYYFPLTPRLQRLYASTATAKHMRWHHEHVHGGDAMCHPSDSVAWKHLDEKYPSFAMESRNVRLGLSADGFQPFGQSGKQYSSWPVILTPYNLPPWMCMKDQYMFLTVLVPGPKNPKEKIDVFLQPLIAELKDLWSIGVDTYDIASKNNFKLHAALLWTISDFPAYSMLSGWSTAGKLACPHCMDESDAFTLPRSGKTSWFDNHRKFLSDDHPFRRNKKSFTKNREVTKHPPQMKSGEEIIEEIESYGLLLVTEIGSDELNKKIVKMCKCGWRKRSIFWELPYWKDLLIRHNLDVMHIEKNFLITFSIL is encoded by the coding sequence ATGAATACGAATAAAGCTTGGATGTATGCTAGGTTAGATAATGGATTTATAACAGAAGAATTTATGAATGGGGTTGAGGATTTTGTGAACTTTGCTAAAAGTCATCCTGAATGTATGAGTGGTGACAAGTTACGTTGTCCTTGTACTCAACGTAAATGCAGAAATACTACTTTTCACGATGAGGATACTGTTAAAGTACATCTAGGAAAGTATGGTTTTATTCCAAATTATTACAATTGGTATGTTCATGGGGAGCCTTATATTACCGATTCGATTGGACATTCCATTCTCCCATCTTCAGCTCCCATTGCTCAAGAAGACCCACCCAATGACAATGCAATGCAGTCAATGATTCACGATGCGATGAATGCCCTTCATTATTCAGATGTTGACGAGATACCAACACCCGCtgcaaaaaatttatatgaaatGCTAAAGGCCAGTGAAAGAGAAGTTTGGGAGGGCATTCCTTCTGGTCATTCCCAATTGTCAGCTGTTGCGAGACTATTGAACATCAAGGCAGAGCACCATTTCTCGGAACGATGTTATGATGATTTATGTCAGTTGATATCAGAGTTGCTACCAACCGATAACGTAATGACCGACAGTTTTTACAATACAAAGAAATTAGTTAAGGGTTTAGGTTTGCCAGTGGAAAAGATTGATTGTTGCATTAACAATTACATGATTTTTTGGAGAGATGATATTGAACTAGCTGAATGTAAAATATGCGGTCATCCTCGTTATAGACAGCAAAAGCGTGGAAAAGGGAAGAATAAAAAAGATATAGCTTTgaaaattatgtattacttTCCATTAACTCCAAGATTGCAGAGGTTGTATGCATCTACTGCAACAGCCAAACACATGAGGTGGCATCATGAACATGTGCATGGAGGAGATGCAATGTGTCATCCATCTGACTCTGTTGCATGGAAGCACTTAGATGAGAAATATCCTTCATTTGCAATGGAATCGCGTAATGTGAGATTGGGACTTTCGGCCGATGGATTCCAACCATTTGGTCAATCAGGAAAGCAATATTCTTCATGGCCTGTCATATTAACGCCATATAACTTACCCCCTTGGATGTGCATGAAAGACCAATATATGTTTCTTACTGTGCTTGTACCAGGTCCAAAAAACCCGAAAGAGAAGATAGATGTCTTTTTGCAACCTTTGATTGCTGAGCTTAAGGACCTATGGAGTATAGGGGTGGATACTTATGATATTGCTAgtaaaaacaattttaaattgCACGCGGCCTTGTTATGGACAATTAGTGATTTTCCCGCATACTCAATGTTGTCAGGATGGAGCACGGCTGGTAAGTTAGCATGTCCACATTGCATGGACGAGTCTGATGCATTTACATTACCTCGAAGTGGAAAGACATCTTGGTTTGATAACCATCGTAAGTTTTTATCTGATGACCATCCTTTTAGAAGAAATAAAAAATCTTTCACAAAGAATCGGGAGGTGACAAAACATCCACCGCAAATGAAGTCAGGAGAGGAAATAATTGAGGAAATAGAGAGCTATGGGTTGTTATTAGTAACAGAAATTGGTTCTgatgaattaaataaaaaaattgtcaaGATGTGCAAATGTGGTTGGAGGAAAAGAAGCATATTCTGGGAATTGCCATATTGGAAGGATCTGCTCATTAGACATAATTTGGACGTGATGCATATTGAAAAGAATTTTTTGATAACATTTTCAATACTGTGA
- the LOC140808037 gene encoding uncharacterized protein isoform X2, producing the protein MKVVISAPDTESSAKHTEGLPTANSAGLSVNGSDKSLVPPTDSERRMKSNERLSETKPLYLDEKSDSVGENAGGDDSLLDNCGILPSNCLPCLVSSVTSEEKRRSLSSSPPNTRKKATLKLSFKRREGHPAANLLSSKPLLHRPIAGSQVPFCPLEKRVPDSWSNIEPGSFKIRGLNYLRDKKKELSSNCAAYYPFGLDVFLSQRKINHIARFVELPVINSSGKLPQILVVNVQGETDGEGISFVMYFKLSDSFGKEIPAHFQENIRKLIGNEVEKVKGFRGDTLIPCRERLKILGRVANVDDLPLSAAERKLMHAYNEKPVLSRPQHEFYTGESYFEIDLDMHRFSYISRKGFETFTDRLKLCVLDFGLTIQGNKAEELPEHILCCVRLNTIDYLNYQQLGFPEETPE; encoded by the exons ATGAAGGTGGTGATTTCAGCACCAGACACTGAATCTTCTGCTAAACACACCGAGGGCTTGCCAACTGCAAATTCTGCAGGCCTATCAGTTAATGGTTCAGATAAAAGCTTAGTCCCTCCTACTGATTCCGAGCGCAGAATGAAATCCAATGAACGACTTAGTGAAACAAAGCCTTTATATCTGGATGAGAAATCTGATTCCGTTGGAGAAAATGCTGGTGGTGATGACAGTTTGTTGGATAATTGTGGAATTCTTCCAAGCAACTGTTTGCCTTGTCTTGTTTCATCCGTTACTTCTGAAGAGAAAAGAAGATCACTAAGCTCTAGCCCTCCCAATACAAGGAAAAAGGCTACCTTGAAACTTTCGTTCAAACGGCGAGAAGGCCATCCTGCAGCTAATTTAC TTTCTTCAAAACCGTTGCTCCACAGACCTATAGCTGGTTCTCAAGTACCATTCTGTCCATTGGAGAAGAGAGTGCCTGACAGTTGGTCAAACATTGAGCCTGGGAGTTTCAAGATCAGGGGACTTAATTATCTCAG GGATAAAAAGAAGGAGCTTTCTTCAAACTGTGCAGCATATTATCCCTTTGGCCTTGATGTATTTTTGTCTCAGAGAAAAATTAATCACATTGCTCGCTTTGTGGAACTTCCTGTCATTAATTCTTCGGGGAAACTTCCACAAATTCTTGTGGTAAATGTTCAG GGTGAAACAGACGGGGAAGGAATAAGTTTTGTTATGTACTTCAAGCTTTCTGATAGCTTTGGCAAAGAAATTCCAGCTCATTTTCAGGAAAATATTAGG AAGCTAATTGGTAATGAAGTAGAAAAAGTTAAAGGTTTTCGTGGAGACACACTCATACCCTGTAGAGAAAGGTTGAAGATATTGGGCCGCGTGGCGAATGTGGATGACCTTCCGCTAAGTGCTGCAGAGAGGAAGCTCATGCATGCCTACAATGAGAAACCTGTTCTTTCGCGTCCTCAACATGAATTTTACACG GGTGAAAGCTACTTTGAGATTGATTTGGATATGCACAGATTTAGCTACATTTCAAGAAAAGGGTTCGAAACTTTCACAGATAGACTAAAGCTTTGTGTATTGGATTTCGGATTAACAATACAG GGTAACAAAGCCGAAGAGTTACCGGAACATATCTTGTGCTGTGTTAGATTAAATACTATCGATTATTTGAATTATCAACAACTGGGATTTCCAGAAGAAACCCCCGAATAG
- the LOC140808037 gene encoding uncharacterized protein isoform X1 produces MKVVISAPDTESSAKHTEGLPTANSAGLSVNGSDKSLVPPTDSERRMKSNERLSETKPLYLDEKSDSVGENAGGDDSLLDNCGILPSNCLPCLVSSVTSEEKRRSLSSSPPNTRKKATLKLSFKRREGHPAANLLSSKPLLHRPIAGSQVPFCPLEKRVPDSWSNIEPGSFKIRGLNYLRDKKKELSSNCAAYYPFGLDVFLSQRKINHIARFVELPVINSSGKLPQILVVNVQIPLYPAAIFQGETDGEGISFVMYFKLSDSFGKEIPAHFQENIRKLIGNEVEKVKGFRGDTLIPCRERLKILGRVANVDDLPLSAAERKLMHAYNEKPVLSRPQHEFYTGESYFEIDLDMHRFSYISRKGFETFTDRLKLCVLDFGLTIQGNKAEELPEHILCCVRLNTIDYLNYQQLGFPEETPE; encoded by the exons ATGAAGGTGGTGATTTCAGCACCAGACACTGAATCTTCTGCTAAACACACCGAGGGCTTGCCAACTGCAAATTCTGCAGGCCTATCAGTTAATGGTTCAGATAAAAGCTTAGTCCCTCCTACTGATTCCGAGCGCAGAATGAAATCCAATGAACGACTTAGTGAAACAAAGCCTTTATATCTGGATGAGAAATCTGATTCCGTTGGAGAAAATGCTGGTGGTGATGACAGTTTGTTGGATAATTGTGGAATTCTTCCAAGCAACTGTTTGCCTTGTCTTGTTTCATCCGTTACTTCTGAAGAGAAAAGAAGATCACTAAGCTCTAGCCCTCCCAATACAAGGAAAAAGGCTACCTTGAAACTTTCGTTCAAACGGCGAGAAGGCCATCCTGCAGCTAATTTAC TTTCTTCAAAACCGTTGCTCCACAGACCTATAGCTGGTTCTCAAGTACCATTCTGTCCATTGGAGAAGAGAGTGCCTGACAGTTGGTCAAACATTGAGCCTGGGAGTTTCAAGATCAGGGGACTTAATTATCTCAG GGATAAAAAGAAGGAGCTTTCTTCAAACTGTGCAGCATATTATCCCTTTGGCCTTGATGTATTTTTGTCTCAGAGAAAAATTAATCACATTGCTCGCTTTGTGGAACTTCCTGTCATTAATTCTTCGGGGAAACTTCCACAAATTCTTGTGGTAAATGTTCAG ATACCACTGTATCCTGCTGCAATTTTCCAGGGTGAAACAGACGGGGAAGGAATAAGTTTTGTTATGTACTTCAAGCTTTCTGATAGCTTTGGCAAAGAAATTCCAGCTCATTTTCAGGAAAATATTAGG AAGCTAATTGGTAATGAAGTAGAAAAAGTTAAAGGTTTTCGTGGAGACACACTCATACCCTGTAGAGAAAGGTTGAAGATATTGGGCCGCGTGGCGAATGTGGATGACCTTCCGCTAAGTGCTGCAGAGAGGAAGCTCATGCATGCCTACAATGAGAAACCTGTTCTTTCGCGTCCTCAACATGAATTTTACACG GGTGAAAGCTACTTTGAGATTGATTTGGATATGCACAGATTTAGCTACATTTCAAGAAAAGGGTTCGAAACTTTCACAGATAGACTAAAGCTTTGTGTATTGGATTTCGGATTAACAATACAG GGTAACAAAGCCGAAGAGTTACCGGAACATATCTTGTGCTGTGTTAGATTAAATACTATCGATTATTTGAATTATCAACAACTGGGATTTCCAGAAGAAACCCCCGAATAG